In Oenanthe melanoleuca isolate GR-GAL-2019-014 chromosome 9, OMel1.0, whole genome shotgun sequence, the following are encoded in one genomic region:
- the SFT2D3 gene encoding vesicle transport protein SFT2C, which yields MADLGRQLHEYLAQSKAAAATGPSAVPAPPAAGGSQEEAGDGGGLRAWLGALNPFPAGSPPGATVWPWTGEEDPWLLGLSRWQRLAGSGLCVLLAALCFGLAGLCVPLLLLRARKFALLWSLGSLCALGAAALLRGPARLLREPGRGALLYLGALFGTLYAALALRSTALTALGAAAQLGTAAAALLAALPGGAAGLRRLSGLLRAAVCGRGKALPL from the coding sequence ATGGCGGACCTGGGCCGGCAGCTGCACGAGTACCTCGCGCAGTCCAAGGCGGCTGCTGCCACCGGCCCCAGCGCGGTCCCCGCACCGCCGGCCGCCGGCGGCTCGCAGGAGGAGGCGGGGGACGGCGGCGGGCTGCGGGCCTGGCTGGGGGCGCTGAACCCGTTCCCGGCGGGCTCTCCCCCGGGCGCCACGGTGTGGCCTTGGACGGGAGAGGAGGACCcgtggctgctggggctgtctcGCTGGCAGCGGCTGGCGGGCAGCGGGCTGTGCGTGCTTCTGGCCGCGCTGTGCTTCGGGCTGGCCGGGCTGTGCgtgccgctgctgctgctgcgcgCCCGCAAGTTCGCGCTGCTCTGGTCGCTGGGCTCGCTGTGCGCGCTGGGCGCCGCCGCGCTGCTGCGCGGGCCCGCCCGGCTGCTGCGGGAGCCCGGCCGCGGGGCGCTGCTCTACCTCGGGGCGCTCTTCGGGACGCTGTACGCCGCGCTGGCGCTGCGCAGCACCGCGCTCACGGCGCTGGGCGCCGCCGCTCAGCTCGGCAcggccgcggccgcgctccTGGCCGCGCTGCCCGGCGGTGCCGCCGGCCTGCGCCGCCTCTCCGGGCTGCTCCGCGCCGCCGTGTGCGGCCGGGGCAAGGCTCTGCCGCTGTGA
- the FBXL12 gene encoding F-box/LRR-repeat protein 12 isoform X2, with translation MAARPALPDSVLVQVLALLPLRDRLRAARVCRRWQQLAQDRAVWTHVDLSPHRISRRTLWHLVRHRLPDSLCTLRMRGAPRSGGKQRLLSPALLAALRKRCPQLHRLCLTETDLRHVPYESMPASVTTLELSLCDIPDAWFCVSPSVPPPQNRLKTLSLCGTYRITDRGIQAAAPHLEELERLTLRHCIIGDAAVVFIGRHMKQLRYLEISNAYFLTNRGLVAIVTLERLETLCLDLYDLVSLGTVIALLQVLPRLNHLKLGGTCFEDELLDKIQENFPHCTISHIP, from the exons ATGGCGGCGCGGCCGGCCCTGCCCGACTCGGTGCTGGTGCAGGTGCTGGCGCTGCTGCCGCTGCGGGACCGGCTGCGAGCGGCCAG GGTGTGCCGGCGGTGGCAGCAGCTGGCGCAGGACCGAGCGGTCTGGACTCATGTGGACCTGAGCCCTCACCGG ATCAGCCGCCGCACGCTGTGGCACCTGGTGCGGCACCGCCTCCCCGACAGCCTGTGCACGCTGCGGATGCGGGGCGCGCCTCGCTCCGGCGGCAAGCAGCGGCTCCTGTCGCCGGCGCTGCTGGCCGCCCTTCGGAAGCGCTGCCCGCAGCTCCACCGGCTGTGCCTGACCGAGACCGACCTCCGCCATGTCCCGTACGAGAGCATGCCCGCCTCTGTCACCACACTGGAGCTGAGCCTCTGCGACATCCCCGACGCTTGGTTCTGCGTTTCCCCTTCGGTGCCACCGCCGCAG AACCGCTTGAAGACGCTGAGCCTTTGCGGCACCTACCGCATCACTGACAGGGGGATCCAAGCGGCAGCTCCACACCTGGAAGAGCTCGAACGCCTGACTCTGCGGCACTGCATCATCGGTGATGCCGCCGTGGTGTTCATCGGGCGCCACATGAAGCAGCTCCGCTACCTGGAGATCAGCAACGCCTACTTCCTCACAAACAGGGGGCTGGTTGCAATCGTGACCCTGGAGCGCCTGGAGACCCTGTGCCTTGACCTCTATGATTTGGTCTCCCTTGGTACTGTTATCGCTCTGTTGCAAGTGCTGCCTCGCCTGAACCACCTCAAATTAGGTGGAACTTGCTTTGAAGATGAACTCCTCGATAAAATTCAGGAGAATTTTCCACATTGCACCATATCTCACATTCCATGA
- the FBXL12 gene encoding F-box/LRR-repeat protein 12 isoform X1, whose product MAARPALPDSVLVQVLALLPLRDRLRAARVCRRWQQLAQDRAVWTHVDLSPHRISRRTLWHLVRHRLPDSLCTLRMRGAPRSGGKQRLLSPALLAALRKRCPQLHRLCLTETDLRHVPYESMPASVTTLELSLCDIPDAWFCVSPSVPPPQVQHLAIHSVPTFSDHHLLDISSQNRLKTLSLCGTYRITDRGIQAAAPHLEELERLTLRHCIIGDAAVVFIGRHMKQLRYLEISNAYFLTNRGLVAIVTLERLETLCLDLYDLVSLGTVIALLQVLPRLNHLKLGGTCFEDELLDKIQENFPHCTISHIP is encoded by the exons ATGGCGGCGCGGCCGGCCCTGCCCGACTCGGTGCTGGTGCAGGTGCTGGCGCTGCTGCCGCTGCGGGACCGGCTGCGAGCGGCCAG GGTGTGCCGGCGGTGGCAGCAGCTGGCGCAGGACCGAGCGGTCTGGACTCATGTGGACCTGAGCCCTCACCGG ATCAGCCGCCGCACGCTGTGGCACCTGGTGCGGCACCGCCTCCCCGACAGCCTGTGCACGCTGCGGATGCGGGGCGCGCCTCGCTCCGGCGGCAAGCAGCGGCTCCTGTCGCCGGCGCTGCTGGCCGCCCTTCGGAAGCGCTGCCCGCAGCTCCACCGGCTGTGCCTGACCGAGACCGACCTCCGCCATGTCCCGTACGAGAGCATGCCCGCCTCTGTCACCACACTGGAGCTGAGCCTCTGCGACATCCCCGACGCTTGGTTCTGCGTTTCCCCTTCGGTGCCACCGCCGCAGGTACAACACCTCGCTATCCACAGCGTTCCCACCTTTTCTGACCATCACCTTCTTGACATTTCCTCACAGAACCGCTTGAAGACGCTGAGCCTTTGCGGCACCTACCGCATCACTGACAGGGGGATCCAAGCGGCAGCTCCACACCTGGAAGAGCTCGAACGCCTGACTCTGCGGCACTGCATCATCGGTGATGCCGCCGTGGTGTTCATCGGGCGCCACATGAAGCAGCTCCGCTACCTGGAGATCAGCAACGCCTACTTCCTCACAAACAGGGGGCTGGTTGCAATCGTGACCCTGGAGCGCCTGGAGACCCTGTGCCTTGACCTCTATGATTTGGTCTCCCTTGGTACTGTTATCGCTCTGTTGCAAGTGCTGCCTCGCCTGAACCACCTCAAATTAGGTGGAACTTGCTTTGAAGATGAACTCCTCGATAAAATTCAGGAGAATTTTCCACATTGCACCATATCTCACATTCCATGA